The following DNA comes from Brassica oleracea var. oleracea cultivar TO1000 chromosome C5, BOL, whole genome shotgun sequence.
TAACTCTAAACTCTATGTCTTAATTAATTCTAAGGTATATATGCATTTTTACTATTTAATTAAACTTATTTTAGTTATTTTTCTATGTTATTTTATGACAAAAACTTAAAAAAACTATCATATGAAATTTCTCGATAAAATAACAAAACGTATAAATCTGAGAAAATACACGAAACGAACACATACACGCCAAAAGAAAAGAAGAAAACAATCGGGGACCCCAAACTACTCTGGAGGGGAATGCATCACACTCAAAAAGTACATGGATGATGAAACATTTAAGAGTCCATTGAAAATATGACAGCCGTAAACAACTGCCAAACTAAAGGAAGAGTACTGGGAGATGAATTTGTGTAGAGTTTGTTAATTTTGAGAGTTGATAGATTTAAAAAAGTTACGTGGATTGTGAAAATTTATATACATTGACTTATGAAATTTGATCATAACTTTTTTAGATTGATATAGATTTTCATGAATTTGTATTACCCCTTTTCTATCATTTTTTTGTAAAATAAATATAAAATATATTTATTTTCTAAATCATATAGCATGATTATTTATTTTTTGCTTTCAAATTAAAAAGAAAATAATACTGATACATACAAAATTGAACAATTTTCTTAAATAGCCATTTTAAAAAATTTTGTCACAAAAGAGCATTAAAAAAAGAAAATGCCCAAAGAAGTTTCATTAAAAATGTAAAAGACTATTTTACCTTTTACGGTATAGATGTATAAGTAATAAGAAAATAAAAAGTTGTTTTTATATATATTTTTTTCAAATTCGAACATTTTTATAATTTTTCTACTTAAAATTTTTTTTTTTGAAAATTTTCTTTTCTTTTCTTTTTGAAATTCGAAATTGTTTTTTGAAACTATTTAAAAAAAATATTTTAAAATTATTAAGATTTGTAAATGTAATTATTATTATTTAAAGCATGATGGAATCAGGTCGAAAACGATACGGGAACGTAAGCTGAAGTATTCATCGCACCCCCTAAAGCCGTGATTAGACCTAGGTCTTGCCCTAAACCCATCACACTGATCTGTAAATCTCTAGGCATAGTATCAAACACCCTGATACGAGATCCCAAAACTTGTCTCTTGGCTGATATTCGAGCATCTTCAGAAATCCTGCAAATTTACTGTGGAAAACTCTCAAAACAGATCACGGATACAACAGTTCACCCAAAGTTAGGTTACGAGATGACAACTCGTAGTCTTCCCTCTACACCCATATAAATGATTCGATAAGCTCTTAAGAACGCAAAAACGAAGTTCATTTAGAACTCGCAAAAGCGACGGGGATTCAAACCCAAAAGCGGCCAGTCCCAAGATAAAAACACGGCCACACTTGGCCGAAACAAAACAAGAACATAAAAACAAAATTCTCACACGAGACTGCAAACTCAATCGTCCTCCGCACGCGGAGCCTCACCCTCGCCAGTCGCCCCTTCTGGAATCGGAGCCGCGCTTCCTCCACCATCCTCGGGCTCATTCGAACAGGACGGAAGGATACACTCAGACTTCATGCCCGCAAGGATAAGGTCAAAGTCTCCTTCCGCATCCACCAACTCCACCCTACGGATGGGAAGCGTAGGCTCTTCGGCTCGCGGAGACAGAGGCGCTTCACCAACCTCGTATGTCCCTCCCTCGACGCCTGCCAAGGCCAAATCCCTAACATGGATGTCCGCTGAGGAGTCAAGGGAATCGACGATCCTCGCCAAACGGTTCTGAAACTCAACGCGCATGGTTTCCTTGGCCTTTCCGATCGCGCAAACGGACGATTCTGCCCCACTCTTGAGGGGGTGAAGAGAAGAAAGTACCATGCCTGCAAGCAAAGGGAAGATTAATGTTCTGAGATTCAGCTGAGTGCAATATGTACTGATCCTGCATTTCCATAATAGATTCTCAATTTGTATCATTAGCAAAATAAATATATCCAGATGAAATAGCTCTAACCATAACAAAGAATCCATGATCCAGAGGATGATACATTGCCTTCTAAGTTGTAATCTAAAGCATACAGTCCAATTGTATAAGTAACCTAAGCTATGAACTGATTCAGCTTCTAATTTGATATAACGAAGGAAGAAACATCATACTCTCTAATTGCGATTCAGCAAAGAACAGCATACCTCTGGAACCTCAAACTCATGAACAACTCCTCGTTGACTATCGTGTACAGCGAACCTTGTGCGAAGGAACAGCCAAAGCTCATCTATCTGCTGGACTGGAGATTTCTACCGGAATTCTAAACTCACACGTCGTAGCTCTTCGTCGGATGTTTGGTGAATATCTCCGATTAATCGGAAAAGTCTTTCGCTGAAGCCAAGTACAAGATGTATAGTGAAAAACCAGAGCCATTTTTTCTAGGGGCTTTACGTTGAAAGGTTGAAGATAAGAGAGAGAGAGAGAGAGAGAGAGAGAGAGAGAGAGAGCAACCGAGAGAAGATATCATAAACCGGAAGAGAGTATTTCCAGTTTAATGAATTCAGTGATCTCGGTTGCTAAACCAACGATTTACGACCAATTATGTTGGATAGATCCCGTAAATCAAATCTGGCCAACCAATCATTTCTACGTGGCAGCTATTTGGAAGCCTCGTGATTTTAAGCAAGACACGTAACGACATCAATAACACGTGCCATTTATATCATTATCACCCCATTTGAAACCGACGAGGCTGCTCATACATCGTATTTAAATGAAACAAAAACCCAATTCACTTGTACACCACCTT
Coding sequences within:
- the LOC106293580 gene encoding uncharacterized protein LOC106293580; its protein translation is MSFGCSFAQGSLYTIVNEELFMSLRFQRISTYCTQLNLRTLIFPLLAGMVLSSLHPLKSGAESSVCAIGKAKETMRVEFQNRLARIVDSLDSSADIHVRDLALAGVEGGTYEVGEAPLSPRAEEPTLPIRRVELVDAEGDFDLILAGMKSECILPSCSNEPEDGGGSAAPIPEGATGEGEAPRAEDD